Proteins encoded by one window of Pseudorca crassidens isolate mPseCra1 chromosome 3, mPseCra1.hap1, whole genome shotgun sequence:
- the FBXO4 gene encoding F-box only protein 4 isoform X3 — MAGSERRSGGVTRQPHHSDWGLLEAAFLSGWRNFWQSVGKERAAPRSSPEEADEEASSLTRLPIDVQLYILSFLSPHDLCHLGSTSHYWNETVRDAILWRYFLLRDLPSWSSVDWKSLPDLEILKKPISEVTDGAFFDYMAVYKMCCPYARRASKSSRPMYGAVTSFLHSLIIQNEPRFAMFGPGLEELNTSLVLSLMSSEELCPTAGLPQRQIDGIGSGVSFQLSNQHKFNILILYSTTRKERDRAREEHTSAVNKMFSIQNEGDDQQGSRYSVIPQIQKVCEVVDGFIYVANAEAHKSPGYRG; from the exons ATGGCGGGAAGCGAGCGGCGCAGCGGAGGCGTCACCCGTCAGCCTCACCACAGCGACTGGGGCCTCCTGGAGGCTGCCTTCCTCAGCGGCTGGAGGAACTTCTGGCAGTCGGTGGGCAAGGAGAGGGCGGCTCCGAGGTCCTCCCCGGAGGAGGCGGACGAGGAGGCCAGCTCGCTAACGCGGCTGCCG ATTGATGTACAGCtatatattttgtcatttctttcacCTCATGATCTATGTCATTTGGGAAGTACAAGTCATTATTGGAATGAAACCGTACGAGATGCAATTCTGTGGAGATATTTTCTGTTGCGGGATCTTCCTTCTTGGTCTTCTGTTGACTGGAAGTCTCTTCCAGATCTAGAAATCTTAAAAAAGCCTATATCTGAGGTCACTGATGGTGCATTTTTTGACTACATGGCAGT CTATAAAATGTGCTGTCCATATGCAAGAAGAGCCTCAAAATCTAGCCGTCCTATGTATGGAGCTGTCACCTCATTTTTACACTCATTGATCATTCAGAATGAACCACGATTTGCCATGTTTGGACCAGGTTTGGAAGAACTAAATACATCTTTGGTGTTGAGCTTGATGTCTTCCGAGGAGCTTTGCCCAACAGCTGGTTTGCCTCAGAGGCAGATTGATG GTATTGGATCAGGAGTCAGTTTTCAGTTGAGCAACCAACATAAATTCAACATCCTAATATTATATTCAACTACAAG AAAGGAAAGAGATAGAGCAAGAGAAGAACATACAAGTGCAGTTAACAAGATGTTCAGTATACAGAATGAAGGGGATGATCAACAGGGAAGCCGGTACAGTGTAATTCCACAAATTCAGAAGGTGTGTGAAGTTGTTGATGGGTTCATCTATGTTGCAAATGCTGAAGCTCATAAAA GTCCAGGATACAGAGGCTGA
- the FBXO4 gene encoding F-box only protein 4 isoform X2 — protein sequence MAGSERRSGGVTRQPHHSDWGLLEAAFLSGWRNFWQSVGKERAAPRSSPEEADEEASSLTRLPIDVQLYILSFLSPHDLCHLGSTSHYWNETVRDAILWRYFLLRDLPSWSSVDWKSLPDLEILKKPISEVTDGAFFDYMAVYKMCCPYARRASKSSRPMYGAVTSFLHSLIIQNEPRFAMFGPGLEELNTSLVLSLMSSEELCPTAGLPQRQIDGIGSGVSFQLSNQHKFNILILYSTTRKERDRAREEHTSAVNKMFSIQNEGDDQQGSRYSVIPQIQKVCEVVDGFIYVANAEAHKRDMGSSHGLGRSHMPWSN from the exons ATGGCGGGAAGCGAGCGGCGCAGCGGAGGCGTCACCCGTCAGCCTCACCACAGCGACTGGGGCCTCCTGGAGGCTGCCTTCCTCAGCGGCTGGAGGAACTTCTGGCAGTCGGTGGGCAAGGAGAGGGCGGCTCCGAGGTCCTCCCCGGAGGAGGCGGACGAGGAGGCCAGCTCGCTAACGCGGCTGCCG ATTGATGTACAGCtatatattttgtcatttctttcacCTCATGATCTATGTCATTTGGGAAGTACAAGTCATTATTGGAATGAAACCGTACGAGATGCAATTCTGTGGAGATATTTTCTGTTGCGGGATCTTCCTTCTTGGTCTTCTGTTGACTGGAAGTCTCTTCCAGATCTAGAAATCTTAAAAAAGCCTATATCTGAGGTCACTGATGGTGCATTTTTTGACTACATGGCAGT CTATAAAATGTGCTGTCCATATGCAAGAAGAGCCTCAAAATCTAGCCGTCCTATGTATGGAGCTGTCACCTCATTTTTACACTCATTGATCATTCAGAATGAACCACGATTTGCCATGTTTGGACCAGGTTTGGAAGAACTAAATACATCTTTGGTGTTGAGCTTGATGTCTTCCGAGGAGCTTTGCCCAACAGCTGGTTTGCCTCAGAGGCAGATTGATG GTATTGGATCAGGAGTCAGTTTTCAGTTGAGCAACCAACATAAATTCAACATCCTAATATTATATTCAACTACAAG AAAGGAAAGAGATAGAGCAAGAGAAGAACATACAAGTGCAGTTAACAAGATGTTCAGTATACAGAATGAAGGGGATGATCAACAGGGAAGCCGGTACAGTGTAATTCCACAAATTCAGAAGGTGTGTGAAGTTGTTGATGGGTTCATCTATGTTGCAAATGCTGAAGCTCATAAAA gggacatgggttcgagccatgggctgggaagatcccacatgccatggagcaactga
- the FBXO4 gene encoding F-box only protein 4 isoform X1, translating into MAGSERRSGGVTRQPHHSDWGLLEAAFLSGWRNFWQSVGKERAAPRSSPEEADEEASSLTRLPIDVQLYILSFLSPHDLCHLGSTSHYWNETVRDAILWRYFLLRDLPSWSSVDWKSLPDLEILKKPISEVTDGAFFDYMAVYKMCCPYARRASKSSRPMYGAVTSFLHSLIIQNEPRFAMFGPGLEELNTSLVLSLMSSEELCPTAGLPQRQIDGIGSGVSFQLSNQHKFNILILYSTTRKERDRAREEHTSAVNKMFSIQNEGDDQQGSRYSVIPQIQKVCEVVDGFIYVANAEAHKRHEWQDEFSRIMAMTDPAFGSARRPMLVLSCISQANVKRMPCFYLAHELRLNHLSHPWMVQDTEAETLTGFLNGIQWILEEVESKHAR; encoded by the exons ATGGCGGGAAGCGAGCGGCGCAGCGGAGGCGTCACCCGTCAGCCTCACCACAGCGACTGGGGCCTCCTGGAGGCTGCCTTCCTCAGCGGCTGGAGGAACTTCTGGCAGTCGGTGGGCAAGGAGAGGGCGGCTCCGAGGTCCTCCCCGGAGGAGGCGGACGAGGAGGCCAGCTCGCTAACGCGGCTGCCG ATTGATGTACAGCtatatattttgtcatttctttcacCTCATGATCTATGTCATTTGGGAAGTACAAGTCATTATTGGAATGAAACCGTACGAGATGCAATTCTGTGGAGATATTTTCTGTTGCGGGATCTTCCTTCTTGGTCTTCTGTTGACTGGAAGTCTCTTCCAGATCTAGAAATCTTAAAAAAGCCTATATCTGAGGTCACTGATGGTGCATTTTTTGACTACATGGCAGT CTATAAAATGTGCTGTCCATATGCAAGAAGAGCCTCAAAATCTAGCCGTCCTATGTATGGAGCTGTCACCTCATTTTTACACTCATTGATCATTCAGAATGAACCACGATTTGCCATGTTTGGACCAGGTTTGGAAGAACTAAATACATCTTTGGTGTTGAGCTTGATGTCTTCCGAGGAGCTTTGCCCAACAGCTGGTTTGCCTCAGAGGCAGATTGATG GTATTGGATCAGGAGTCAGTTTTCAGTTGAGCAACCAACATAAATTCAACATCCTAATATTATATTCAACTACAAG AAAGGAAAGAGATAGAGCAAGAGAAGAACATACAAGTGCAGTTAACAAGATGTTCAGTATACAGAATGAAGGGGATGATCAACAGGGAAGCCGGTACAGTGTAATTCCACAAATTCAGAAGGTGTGTGAAGTTGTTGATGGGTTCATCTATGTTGCAAATGCTGAAGCTCATAAAA GACATGAATGGCAAGATGAATTTTCTCGTATTATGGCAATGACAGATCCAGCTTTTGGATCTGCAAGAAGACCAATGCTGGTTTTATCTTGTATTTCTCAAGCTAATGTAAAAAGAATGCCCTGTTTTTATTTGGCCCATGAGCTGCGTCTGAATCATCTAAGCCACCCATGGATG GTCCAGGATACAGAGGCTGAAACTTTAACTGGTTTTTTGAATGGCATTCAGTGGATTCTTGAAGAAGTAGAATCTAAGCATGCAAGATGA